The following coding sequences are from one Methanofollis sp. window:
- a CDS encoding 50S ribosomal protein L10 → MALYTHHLPTWKKSEVEAIKQHFADYPVVGLVDMYGIPASQLQHIRQNLREVAYIKMTRNTLTSRALDEVGGEVATMAGHIAGQSALIFTKENPFKLYKLLEQTKTKMAAKPGETAPEDIVVAKGPTSFKPGPIVGELQQAGIPAVIEAGKVKIKDTKTVVKKGEVISAKMADVLTKLDVKPMDVGLILRAAFQNGTVFAPETLAIDESVYLGKITLAAQQAFNLSVNAAIPTTETTGAILAKAVRDARSLGIEAGVYEKDIIDAIIGKAYRSSLALKGIVEE, encoded by the coding sequence ATGGCGCTCTACACTCACCACCTGCCCACATGGAAGAAGAGCGAGGTCGAGGCGATCAAGCAGCACTTTGCCGATTACCCGGTGGTCGGGCTTGTGGATATGTACGGTATCCCGGCGAGTCAGCTCCAGCACATCAGGCAGAACCTCCGCGAGGTCGCCTATATCAAGATGACCCGCAACACCCTGACCTCCCGCGCTCTGGACGAGGTCGGCGGCGAGGTCGCCACGATGGCCGGGCACATTGCCGGACAGAGTGCGCTTATCTTCACGAAGGAGAACCCCTTCAAGCTCTACAAGCTCCTTGAGCAGACGAAGACGAAGATGGCCGCAAAGCCGGGCGAGACTGCTCCGGAGGACATCGTCGTCGCCAAGGGCCCGACGAGCTTCAAGCCCGGTCCGATCGTCGGTGAGCTTCAGCAGGCCGGCATTCCGGCCGTGATCGAGGCCGGCAAGGTCAAGATCAAGGACACGAAGACGGTCGTGAAGAAGGGCGAGGTCATCTCCGCGAAGATGGCTGACGTGCTCACGAAGCTTGACGTCAAGCCGATGGATGTCGGCCTGATCCTTCGGGCGGCATTCCAGAACGGCACGGTGTTTGCACCTGAGACGCTCGCGATCGACGAGTCGGTCTACCTTGGCAAGATCACGCTCGCGGCCCAGCAGGCATTTAACCTGTCGGTGAACGCGGCTATCCCGACCACGGAGACGACCGGTGCGATCCTGGCGAAGGCCGTCCGCGACGCCCGCAGCCTCGGTATCGAGGCCGGTGTCTACGAGAAGGATATCATCGACGCGATCATTGGAAAGGCGTACAGATCATCGCTTGCTCTGAAGGGAATTGTCGAAGAATAA